A part of Lacinutrix sp. 5H-3-7-4 genomic DNA contains:
- a CDS encoding BlaI/MecI/CopY family transcriptional regulator translates to MKQLTKAEEDIMQVLWQLEKANVKQIIEQLPQPKPAYNTVSTIVRILESKGFVDYEKKGKGHIYFPLLKKQEYSNQSLNKLVDNYFQGSFKSMVSFFVKKNDINLNELESVLEEIEKQNKQ, encoded by the coding sequence ATGAAACAACTTACAAAGGCAGAAGAAGATATAATGCAAGTTTTATGGCAATTAGAGAAAGCCAATGTAAAGCAAATAATTGAGCAGTTACCACAGCCAAAACCAGCATATAACACAGTATCTACAATAGTTAGAATATTAGAAAGCAAAGGCTTTGTAGATTATGAAAAAAAAGGAAAAGGACATATTTATTTTCCTTTATTAAAAAAACAAGAGTATAGTAACCAGTCACTAAATAAATTGGTAGACAACTATTTTCAAGGATCGTTTAAAAGTATGGTCTCATTTTTTGTTAAAAAAAATGACATAAATCTAAATGAATTGGAGTCTGTTTTAGAAGAAATTGAAAAACAAAATAAACAATAA
- a CDS encoding M56 family metallopeptidase, with amino-acid sequence MLHYILQTVVFQLLFLMLYDVFLRNETFFNCNRIYLLFTAVLSLILPFLQINSFNKIIPQDYIFKLPEVIIGQKEIVAETITKTDLTKVSSGFTFHWEHVIYLGSVITLILFVFKLSKLIILVFKSPKTKFKQAFLIQIINSKTAYSFFNYIFIGDKIYPEEKQTIIAHELEHVKEKHSIDLLFFEILKIIFWFNPLIYLYQNRIANLHEFIADFKAVKSSNKTFYYQNLLSQVFDTKKVSFINPFFKQSLIKKRIIMLSKQKSKQKNVLKYLLLVPVIFGMLLYTSCANEEKTTNDELLDSNSKNAVDEIVEEEILEIEEVASFYEIDEVPKYPGCETLTTNDELRKCFSNNLNKIIAKNFNSSLGKTLGLVGLQKIDVSFTINKLGKIEKVNVKAPHPELKEEAKRLIGLIPDVIPGKQNGKVVNVAFFLPIQFVVKE; translated from the coding sequence ATGTTGCATTATATTTTACAAACCGTTGTTTTTCAGTTATTATTTTTAATGCTGTATGATGTTTTTTTAAGAAATGAAACATTTTTTAATTGTAATAGAATTTACTTATTGTTTACTGCAGTTCTATCGTTAATTTTACCTTTTTTACAAATAAATAGCTTCAATAAAATAATACCGCAAGACTATATTTTTAAGCTTCCCGAAGTAATAATAGGTCAAAAAGAAATTGTTGCAGAAACTATTACAAAAACAGACTTAACAAAAGTGTCTTCTGGTTTTACATTCCATTGGGAACATGTAATATATTTAGGTAGTGTAATAACATTAATACTATTTGTTTTTAAGCTATCTAAACTTATAATTCTAGTTTTTAAAAGCCCTAAAACTAAATTTAAACAAGCTTTTTTAATTCAGATTATAAATAGTAAAACAGCCTATTCTTTTTTCAATTATATATTTATTGGAGATAAAATTTATCCAGAAGAAAAACAAACAATCATAGCGCACGAGCTAGAACATGTAAAAGAAAAACATAGTATAGATTTGTTGTTTTTCGAAATTTTAAAAATCATTTTTTGGTTTAATCCTCTAATTTATTTGTATCAAAATAGAATAGCCAATTTACATGAATTTATAGCAGATTTTAAAGCTGTTAAGTCAAGTAATAAAACTTTTTATTATCAAAATTTGCTATCTCAGGTTTTCGATACTAAAAAAGTATCATTTATCAATCCATTTTTTAAACAATCATTAATCAAAAAACGAATCATTATGTTAAGTAAACAAAAATCAAAACAAAAAAACGTATTAAAGTATCTTTTATTAGTTCCAGTAATTTTTGGAATGTTATTATATACTTCTTGTGCTAATGAAGAAAAAACTACAAATGATGAATTATTAGATTCAAACTCTAAAAATGCTGTAGACGAAATAGTTGAAGAAGAAATTTTAGAAATAGAAGAGGTTGCCTCATTTTATGAAATAGACGAAGTGCCAAAATATCCAGGATGTGAAACTTTGACTACTAATGACGAATTGAGAAAATGTTTTTCAAATAATTTAAATAAAATTATTGCTAAAAATTTTAACTCTTCTCTTGGTAAAACACTAGGTCTAGTTGGTTTACAAAAAATAGATGTTTCATTTACAATAAACAAATTAGGCAAAATAGAAAAAGTAAATGTAAAAGCACCGCACCCAGAATTAAAAGAAGAAGCAAAGCGTTTAATAGGTTTAATACCAGATGTTATTCCTGGAAAACAAAATGGTAAAGTGGTTAACGTCGCATTCTTTCTGCCTATACAATTTGTAGTTAAAGAATAA
- a CDS encoding Bax inhibitor-1/YccA family protein gives MRLLNNTSNPIFSNYFWNDRKTANAKMTVSGILIKTFLMLTITTTIVVGVWKLHTSGTNIKWFGTGGMIAAIVISIVLSVRQHWAHFLVPLYAVAKGFFLGGFTAFVKVHYPEMPYQAIGVTIITFFTILFLYQTRIIVVTKKVRSVIITVCSAIFLVYLISWILSFFGIRSFIWGTSWIAIGFNIVAVTFAALSFLLDFDFIERYKNKAPKYKEWLACYGLLVTIIWLYVEILRLMKKLAIRF, from the coding sequence GTGCGTTTATTAAACAATACATCTAATCCTATATTTTCAAATTATTTTTGGAACGACCGCAAAACGGCCAATGCAAAAATGACTGTTTCTGGCATTTTAATTAAAACTTTTTTAATGCTAACTATCACTACAACTATTGTAGTAGGTGTTTGGAAACTACATACTAGTGGCACCAATATAAAATGGTTTGGCACTGGTGGCATGATAGCTGCAATTGTTATTAGTATTGTTTTATCTGTACGCCAACATTGGGCACATTTTTTAGTGCCATTATACGCTGTTGCTAAAGGTTTTTTTCTTGGTGGCTTTACCGCTTTTGTAAAAGTACATTATCCCGAAATGCCATATCAAGCTATTGGTGTTACTATAATTACTTTTTTTACTATTTTATTTTTATACCAAACCCGAATAATTGTAGTAACAAAAAAGGTTAGAAGCGTAATTATTACAGTATGTTCGGCAATATTTTTAGTGTATTTAATCTCATGGATTTTAAGTTTTTTTGGTATTCGTTCTTTTATTTGGGGAACCAGCTGGATTGCTATTGGCTTTAATATTGTTGCAGTAACCTTTGCTGCTTTATCATTTTTATTAGATTTCGATTTTATAGAACGTTATAAAAACAAAGCACCAAAGTATAAAGAATGGCTTGCATGCTATGGTTTATTAGTAACTATAATTTGGCTTTATGTAGAAATTTTACGTTTAATGAAAAAGCTCGCCATACGTTTTTAA
- a CDS encoding glycosyltransferase, translating to MIILAIIITSIYLCFIGALLYGFHRINIFNTERTKNKTTFSIIVPFRNEAKNLKILLDSIVKLQYLKTHFEILFVDDDSTDNSVTIITKHFKNQEINFKIIKNNRNSNSPKKDAITSAINNAKNDWIITTDADCKLPVLWLDTFNAFILKTKSKMVIAPVAYHNTNTFIQQFQLIDFLSLMGATIGGFGINKPFLCNGANFAYLKSWFLDLKGFSGNENIASGDDIFLLQKAIEKDKTAVNYLKSKNAIVKTKAQPTVSTLVSQRKRWAAKTSSYNSIFGKVVGLIVLLMNATIVISLVLSMLQLLFVRALIFIFVLKSIIDFLLIYKSADFFSQKKHLSGYILSAFIYPFFTVYIALISMFSKYKWKGRTFKK from the coding sequence ATGATAATTCTGGCTATTATTATTACAAGTATTTACTTGTGCTTTATTGGTGCGTTACTTTATGGCTTTCACAGAATTAATATTTTTAATACTGAAAGAACTAAAAATAAAACCACTTTTTCTATAATTGTCCCGTTTAGAAATGAAGCCAAAAACCTTAAGATTTTATTAGATTCTATCGTAAAATTACAATATTTAAAAACACACTTTGAGATTCTTTTTGTTGATGATGATTCTACAGACAATTCTGTTACTATTATAACTAAGCATTTTAAAAACCAAGAGATAAATTTTAAAATAATTAAAAACAACAGGAATTCTAATTCTCCCAAAAAAGACGCTATAACTTCTGCCATAAATAATGCAAAAAACGATTGGATTATTACTACAGATGCCGATTGCAAACTACCTGTTTTATGGCTAGACACTTTTAACGCTTTTATTTTAAAAACAAAAAGCAAAATGGTTATTGCTCCAGTTGCCTACCATAATACAAACACATTTATACAACAATTTCAATTAATAGATTTTTTAAGTTTAATGGGAGCAACCATTGGAGGCTTTGGTATAAACAAACCATTTTTATGTAATGGTGCTAATTTTGCTTATTTAAAATCATGGTTTCTAGATTTAAAGGGTTTTAGTGGAAATGAAAATATTGCAAGTGGTGATGATATTTTTTTGCTTCAAAAGGCAATTGAAAAAGACAAAACGGCTGTTAATTATTTAAAATCTAAAAATGCAATTGTAAAAACCAAAGCGCAACCAACAGTATCAACATTAGTTTCTCAACGCAAACGTTGGGCTGCAAAAACCTCGAGTTATAATTCTATATTTGGTAAAGTAGTTGGACTAATTGTTTTACTAATGAATGCTACTATAGTTATTAGCCTCGTGTTAAGCATGCTTCAGTTGTTATTTGTAAGAGCATTAATTTTTATTTTCGTCCTTAAGAGTATTATAGATTTTCTCTTAATTTATAAATCTGCAGATTTTTTCAGCCAAAAAAAGCATTTATCTGGCTATATATTATCAGCATTTATCTATCCTTTTTTTACTGTTTACATTGCTTTAATTTCTATGTTTTCTAAATACAAATGGAAAGGCAGAACTTTTAAAAAGTAA
- the ruvC gene encoding crossover junction endodeoxyribonuclease RuvC encodes MAEEKIILGIDPGTTIMGFGLIKVVNKKMHFLQLNELDLKKYDDHYLKLKLIFERTIELIDTHHPDEIAIEAPFFGKNVQSMLKLGRAQGVAMAAGLSREIPVTEYAPKKIKMAITGNGNASKEQVAKMLQGMLGIKKLPKNLDAMDGLGAAVCHFYNQGRVEIGKSYSGWSAFVKQNEKRVKK; translated from the coding sequence ATGGCAGAAGAAAAAATTATATTAGGTATCGATCCTGGAACCACAATTATGGGTTTTGGACTTATAAAAGTAGTAAATAAAAAAATGCATTTTTTACAACTTAATGAGCTAGACTTAAAAAAATACGACGATCATTATTTAAAGCTAAAACTAATTTTTGAACGTACTATAGAATTAATAGATACACATCATCCAGACGAAATTGCTATAGAAGCACCTTTTTTCGGGAAAAATGTACAAAGTATGCTTAAGCTTGGTCGTGCACAAGGCGTCGCAATGGCTGCCGGTTTGTCTCGGGAAATACCAGTAACAGAATACGCTCCAAAAAAAATTAAAATGGCAATAACAGGAAATGGAAATGCAAGTAAAGAACAGGTAGCAAAAATGCTACAAGGTATGCTTGGTATAAAAAAACTTCCTAAAAACTTGGATGCTATGGATGGTTTAGGAGCTGCTGTTTGTCATTTTTACAACCAAGGACGTGTTGAAATTGGCAAAAGTTATTCTGGTTGGAGTGCTTTTGTTAAGCAAAATGAAAAGCGCGTGAAAAAGTAA
- the hemW gene encoding radical SAM family heme chaperone HemW has product MSGIYIHIPFCKQACHYCDFHFSTSMKKKDELINALIKELEIRKTEFNNITVETIYFGGGTPSLLSTLEINNIIDAVYSNYKVIHNPEITLEANPDDLNNQQIIKLSHSPINRLSIGIQSFHEKDLKLMNRAHNSSEAKSCLVEATKYFNNISLDLIYGIPGTTNAEWEENIAIALSFGINHISSYALTVEPKTALASFIKKGIIDNVDDALAQEQFHILIEKLAQNNFIHYELSNFGKEGFFSKNNSAYWQGKPYIGIGPSAHSFNGKQRGWNVRNNTKYIKSIENNTLPIEIETLTITDQYNEYVMTGLRTVWGVSIQKIDSDFGEHFKIYLLKQAQKFIKEQLLYIENNKLLVTKKGKFLSDGIASDLFMLN; this is encoded by the coding sequence ATGTCTGGAATTTACATTCACATACCATTTTGCAAGCAAGCTTGCCACTACTGCGATTTTCATTTTTCTACCTCAATGAAGAAGAAAGATGAGCTAATTAATGCTTTAATTAAAGAATTAGAAATAAGAAAAACCGAGTTTAATAATATAACTGTAGAAACCATTTATTTTGGAGGTGGAACACCATCGCTTTTATCTACTTTAGAAATTAACAACATTATTGATGCGGTTTATAGTAATTATAAAGTTATACATAATCCTGAAATAACCTTAGAAGCTAATCCAGACGATTTAAACAACCAGCAAATAATTAAGCTATCACATTCACCAATTAATAGGTTGTCTATAGGTATTCAATCTTTTCATGAAAAAGATTTAAAACTCATGAATAGAGCTCATAATTCAAGTGAAGCTAAATCCTGTTTAGTAGAAGCGACAAAGTATTTTAATAATATTTCTTTAGATTTAATTTACGGTATTCCTGGAACAACAAATGCAGAATGGGAAGAGAATATTGCTATTGCATTAAGTTTTGGAATAAACCATATATCCAGCTATGCTTTGACTGTAGAACCTAAAACAGCATTAGCATCGTTTATAAAAAAAGGAATAATTGATAATGTAGACGATGCATTAGCCCAAGAGCAATTTCATATTTTAATAGAAAAATTAGCTCAAAATAACTTTATACACTATGAGCTTTCTAATTTCGGAAAAGAAGGCTTTTTTAGTAAAAACAACTCTGCTTATTGGCAAGGTAAACCGTATATTGGTATAGGTCCATCGGCACATTCTTTTAATGGTAAACAACGTGGCTGGAATGTTAGAAATAATACCAAATACATAAAATCTATAGAGAATAATACCTTACCAATAGAAATTGAAACGCTAACAATAACAGATCAATATAACGAGTATGTAATGACTGGTTTACGTACTGTTTGGGGAGTTTCAATACAAAAAATAGATTCAGATTTTGGTGAACATTTTAAAATTTATTTATTAAAACAAGCTCAAAAATTTATTAAAGAGCAATTACTTTATATTGAAAACAATAAACTTCTTGTAACCAAAAAAGGAAAGTTTTTAAGTGATGGTATTGCTAGCGATTTATTTATGTTAAATTAA
- a CDS encoding cyclase family protein, which produces MIATIQINSKKIKIDLSKPLDISMPLRASEKNVNAWYVNAPKIEPVKVDEWIASVAKGADINFNNISFNPHAHGTHTESVGHITKEVYNVNKCFKRFMFTAELISVAPEVVGEDEVISKKQIQFLLKRKKPEAIIIRSMPNTKDKKSRQYSHTNWPYLTEEAAVFLREKGIKHLLIDLPSVDKEKDNGQLLAHKAFWNVNGEIRKKSTITELIYVPNKVKDGSYIINFQIAPFVNDATPSKPILYKIE; this is translated from the coding sequence ATGATAGCGACAATACAAATAAATTCAAAAAAAATAAAAATAGATTTATCAAAACCACTAGATATTTCTATGCCATTACGCGCTTCAGAAAAAAATGTAAACGCATGGTATGTTAATGCTCCAAAAATAGAACCGGTTAAAGTAGATGAGTGGATTGCAAGCGTGGCAAAAGGAGCAGATATTAATTTTAATAATATAAGTTTTAATCCTCATGCACATGGAACGCACACAGAAAGTGTTGGGCATATTACTAAAGAGGTTTATAACGTAAATAAATGCTTTAAGCGTTTTATGTTTACTGCAGAGTTAATAAGTGTTGCACCAGAAGTTGTTGGTGAAGATGAAGTGATATCAAAAAAACAAATTCAGTTTTTATTAAAAAGAAAAAAGCCAGAAGCCATCATTATTAGAAGTATGCCAAATACAAAAGATAAAAAGTCTAGGCAGTATTCGCATACCAATTGGCCGTACTTAACAGAGGAAGCAGCTGTATTTTTAAGAGAAAAAGGAATTAAACATTTACTTATAGATTTACCAAGTGTAGACAAAGAAAAGGATAATGGGCAATTACTGGCACATAAAGCTTTTTGGAATGTAAATGGTGAAATAAGAAAAAAATCTACCATTACAGAGCTTATTTATGTGCCTAACAAGGTAAAAGATGGTAGTTATATTATAAACTTTCAAATAGCACCTTTTGTAAACGATGCTACACCAAGTAAACCTATATTATACAAAATAGAATAA
- a CDS encoding DUF4230 domain-containing protein, protein MDIIFSIIFGVIAALGVNTYIKHIQSKKLAQSQSVILLDKIKKVCKFITVEGDFAEIYHYEDVKERFLKLVSSRKKALVVIDAKAYVGFDLSKIDMDANPETKKVTLKHFPEPEVLSIETNLKYYDKKDGIFNKFQANDLTALHNEAKLHIRDKVPESGLFQIAKKEALESVLLIEGIVQTIGWKLDYSALEIENKIVKELDSK, encoded by the coding sequence ATGGATATTATTTTTTCAATCATATTTGGAGTTATAGCTGCATTAGGAGTAAACACATATATAAAACACATACAAAGCAAAAAACTAGCACAGTCACAATCGGTTATTTTATTAGATAAAATAAAAAAGGTGTGTAAGTTTATAACAGTTGAAGGTGACTTTGCAGAAATTTACCATTATGAAGATGTAAAAGAGCGTTTTTTAAAACTTGTTTCAAGTAGAAAAAAAGCCTTAGTAGTTATTGATGCAAAAGCATATGTAGGTTTCGATTTATCTAAAATAGATATGGATGCAAATCCAGAAACAAAAAAAGTAACACTTAAACATTTCCCAGAACCAGAGGTATTATCTATAGAAACCAATTTAAAATATTACGACAAAAAAGACGGTATTTTTAATAAATTTCAAGCAAACGATTTAACAGCATTACATAACGAAGCAAAGTTGCATATTAGGGATAAAGTTCCAGAAAGTGGTTTGTTTCAAATAGCAAAAAAAGAAGCTTTAGAATCTGTTTTATTAATAGAAGGTATCGTACAAACTATAGGTTGGAAATTAGACTACTCAGCATTAGAAATTGAAAATAAAATTGTAAAAGAATTAGATAGTAAATAA
- a CDS encoding MmcQ/YjbR family DNA-binding protein — MNIEQIRDYCLEKPHTEEAFPFDKNTLVFKVAGKMFALMPLDKWEQGLASINLKAKPEYSVELREEYKSIIPGFHMNKKHWNTIYVHENELESKMLLSLIDHSYSMVVSGLSKKRRQELSL; from the coding sequence ATGAATATTGAACAAATTCGAGACTACTGTCTTGAAAAACCTCATACCGAAGAAGCCTTTCCTTTTGATAAAAACACCTTAGTATTTAAAGTAGCAGGCAAAATGTTTGCACTAATGCCTTTAGATAAATGGGAGCAAGGTTTAGCATCAATAAATTTAAAAGCAAAACCAGAATATTCGGTAGAATTAAGAGAAGAATATAAAAGTATTATTCCAGGTTTCCATATGAATAAAAAACATTGGAATACCATTTATGTGCATGAAAATGAGTTAGAGTCAAAAATGCTTTTAAGTCTTATAGACCACTCATACAGTATGGTTGTAAGCGGTTTATCAAAAAAAAGAAGGCAAGAATTAAGTTTGTAA
- a CDS encoding response regulator, translating to MSKKLKILLIEDDIIEKMKLNRTTSALNLEHDIMEANNGEEALELLKNKDNLPDIILLDLNMPKINGIEFLGILKADPVLKYIPTIILTTSNNQKDLLECYRIGVAGYVIKPLKYDDYVSKIEKLLAYWSVNELIVV from the coding sequence ATGTCCAAAAAACTTAAAATTCTTTTAATAGAAGACGATATCATTGAAAAAATGAAATTAAATCGTACGACTTCAGCTTTAAATTTAGAGCACGATATAATGGAGGCTAATAATGGTGAAGAAGCACTAGAGCTTTTAAAGAATAAAGATAATTTGCCAGACATAATATTATTAGATTTAAATATGCCAAAAATTAATGGTATAGAATTTTTAGGAATATTAAAAGCAGATCCAGTTTTAAAATATATTCCAACAATAATTTTAACGACATCAAATAATCAAAAAGATTTATTAGAGTGTTATAGAATTGGTGTTGCAGGTTATGTTATAAAGCCTTTAAAATATGATGATTATGTTAGCAAAATAGAAAAATTATTAGCATATTGGAGTGTTAATGAATTAATCGTAGTCTAA
- a CDS encoding heme NO-binding domain-containing protein: MKGIVFTEFLELVEDKFGLEMVDNIISSSNLESGGAYTAVGTYSFSEMLQLLQHLSSNTGISIDNLLLVYAEHFFSVIEHSYPGLLATYNDPIELISSIENHIHVEVRKIYPDAELPTFLIEEKSSDSLRIIYKSSRAMHHFGLGLMNKTFEHFNTTAKIELQKIKEDGTEVRFIINKN; encoded by the coding sequence ATGAAAGGAATTGTTTTTACAGAATTTTTAGAACTAGTTGAAGATAAATTTGGTCTAGAAATGGTAGATAATATTATCTCCAGTTCTAACCTTGAGTCTGGAGGTGCATACACAGCAGTAGGCACTTATAGTTTTTCTGAAATGTTACAGCTTTTACAACACCTAAGTAGTAATACCGGTATATCAATAGATAATTTGCTCCTTGTATATGCAGAGCATTTTTTTAGTGTAATAGAACACAGTTATCCAGGTTTATTAGCAACGTATAACGATCCTATAGAATTAATTTCTTCTATAGAAAATCACATTCATGTTGAGGTTAGAAAAATCTATCCAGATGCAGAATTACCAACGTTTTTAATAGAAGAAAAATCAAGTGATTCTTTAAGAATAATTTATAAGTCTAGCAGAGCAATGCACCATTTTGGACTAGGCTTAATGAATAAAACTTTTGAGCATTTTAATACTACTGCCAAAATAGAATTACAAAAAATAAAAGAAGACGGAACTGAAGTTAGATTTATTATTAATAAAAACTAA
- a CDS encoding PAS domain-containing sensor histidine kinase, whose translation MSQNQVELLQRALQREKAARKAAESILEDKSRELYEANQKLKEINSDLETSLTKADSQLQGVFENIVDAYVITDLWGNILKMNDSAVNLLGFKNAKEDFNLLEMLDVNEKDKVQSWFKSLLRSGASTDFHVNITTRTNQQKLVHINSSLIYDNDVAVAVQGIVRDVTIQNKYKKSIEAERLKYSNIIANMNLGLIEISKEGEILMMNQSFSDISGYNEAELLGTVAKDIFAVNDAGAELIDNEKRKRVEGESNSYELEVKTKTGEHRHWLVSGAPNYNLEGEQVGSIAVTLDITDLKNLQNQKEKLLSKLEKSNDELQEYAHIVSHDLKSPLRSINALVSWLKEDNQGKLDEVSLQNIAHIETTLEKMEQLITDVLNYSSVGAQVSALADVNIHNLVSDLCKILYVPEHIEIKIVNQLPVIKGDKTKLQQLFQNLISNAVKFIDKEKGLIEIKVLELSTHFEFSVKDNGMGIEKQFHDKIFKIFHALNKSKESTGIGLSIVKKIVDLHEGEVWLESEPKVGTTFYFTLKK comes from the coding sequence ATGAGTCAAAATCAAGTCGAATTACTGCAACGCGCTTTGCAAAGAGAAAAAGCAGCTAGAAAAGCAGCCGAAAGTATACTTGAAGATAAATCAAGAGAACTTTACGAAGCAAACCAGAAACTAAAAGAAATAAATAGCGACCTAGAAACATCGCTAACTAAAGCAGACTCTCAATTACAAGGCGTTTTTGAGAACATAGTAGATGCTTATGTAATTACAGATTTATGGGGGAATATTCTAAAAATGAATGATTCTGCTGTAAATCTTTTAGGTTTTAAAAATGCTAAAGAAGATTTCAATTTACTTGAAATGTTAGATGTTAACGAAAAAGATAAAGTTCAATCTTGGTTTAAAAGCTTATTAAGAAGTGGCGCATCAACAGATTTTCATGTAAATATCACAACAAGAACAAATCAACAAAAATTAGTACACATTAATTCTAGCTTAATATACGATAACGATGTAGCTGTAGCTGTACAAGGTATTGTTAGAGATGTAACTATACAAAATAAATACAAAAAAAGTATAGAAGCCGAACGTTTAAAGTATAGTAATATTATTGCTAATATGAACTTAGGGCTAATAGAAATAAGTAAAGAAGGAGAAATTTTGATGATGAATCAAAGTTTTTCAGATATTTCTGGATACAACGAAGCAGAACTTTTAGGAACCGTAGCAAAAGATATTTTTGCGGTAAATGATGCAGGAGCAGAGTTAATAGACAATGAAAAAAGAAAACGAGTAGAAGGAGAATCTAACTCCTACGAGCTCGAAGTAAAAACAAAAACAGGAGAACATAGGCACTGGCTAGTAAGTGGTGCTCCAAACTATAATTTAGAAGGAGAACAAGTTGGCTCAATAGCAGTAACTTTAGATATTACAGACTTAAAAAACCTCCAAAATCAAAAAGAAAAACTCCTTAGTAAGTTAGAAAAAAGTAATGATGAATTACAAGAATATGCACACATTGTTTCTCACGATTTAAAATCACCATTACGAAGTATAAACGCCTTAGTAAGCTGGTTAAAAGAAGACAACCAAGGTAAGTTAGACGAAGTAAGCCTTCAAAATATCGCACATATTGAGACTACTCTAGAGAAAATGGAACAACTTATAACAGATGTTTTAAATTACTCAAGTGTAGGAGCTCAAGTATCTGCATTGGCAGATGTAAACATACATAATTTAGTATCAGACTTATGTAAAATATTATATGTTCCAGAACATATAGAAATTAAAATTGTAAATCAATTACCAGTTATAAAAGGCGATAAAACTAAGTTACAACAACTGTTTCAAAACCTAATAAGTAATGCGGTAAAGTTTATTGATAAAGAAAAAGGCTTAATAGAAATTAAAGTTTTAGAATTATCAACACATTTTGAGTTTTCTGTAAAAGACAACGGAATGGGAATTGAAAAACAATTCCATGATAAGATTTTTAAAATATTTCATGCCTTAAATAAAAGTAAAGAATCTACAGGAATAGGTTTATCTATTGTTAAAAAAATAGTAGACTTACATGAAGGAGAAGTATGGTTAGAAAGTGAGCCAAAAGTAGGAACAACCTTTTACTTTACACTAAAAAAGTAA